The Hymenobacter baengnokdamensis genome includes a region encoding these proteins:
- the arsM gene encoding arsenosugar biosynthesis arsenite methyltransferase ArsM, with translation MSYLETTADVYRQAAQEPQVGLCCTTNPVWQLPGLSIPQRMLSMNYGCGSTVNPRDLTNSPTVLYVGVGGGMELLQFAYFSRRPGAVIGVDVVNEMLDASRENMQTAAEQNEWFQPEFVDLRAGDALHLPVADESVDVAAQNCLFNIFKLDDLRRALQETYRVLKPHGRLVMSDPTCEQPMSDELRADERLRALCLTGSLPLQEYLNMITEVGFGTVEVRAKRAYRVLSPQHYATDELIFIESVEVCAIKDPMPADGPCIFTGRTAIYYGAEEYFDDHKGHVLLQNQPLAVCDKTAGALASLGRDDIFISPSTYHYDGGGCC, from the coding sequence ATGAGTTATCTCGAAACCACCGCCGACGTGTACCGCCAAGCGGCCCAGGAGCCCCAGGTGGGCCTCTGCTGCACTACCAACCCCGTGTGGCAGCTGCCCGGTCTGAGTATTCCGCAACGTATGCTGAGTATGAACTACGGCTGCGGCAGCACCGTGAACCCGCGCGACTTGACTAACTCGCCCACAGTGCTCTACGTGGGCGTAGGGGGCGGCATGGAGTTGCTGCAATTTGCTTACTTCAGCCGTCGGCCGGGAGCTGTGATTGGCGTAGACGTGGTGAACGAAATGCTCGACGCCTCGCGCGAAAACATGCAAACTGCCGCCGAACAAAACGAGTGGTTCCAGCCGGAATTTGTGGACCTGCGCGCTGGCGATGCCCTGCACCTCCCGGTAGCCGACGAGAGCGTAGACGTGGCGGCCCAAAACTGTTTATTCAACATCTTCAAGCTCGACGACCTACGCCGCGCCCTTCAGGAAACCTACCGGGTGCTCAAGCCCCACGGCCGCCTCGTGATGTCGGACCCGACCTGCGAGCAGCCTATGAGTGACGAACTGCGGGCCGATGAGCGCCTGCGTGCCCTTTGCCTTACTGGCTCACTGCCCTTGCAGGAGTACCTCAATATGATAACTGAGGTGGGTTTCGGCACGGTGGAAGTGCGCGCCAAGCGAGCCTACCGGGTGCTCTCGCCGCAGCACTACGCCACCGATGAGCTGATTTTCATCGAGAGCGTGGAGGTGTGCGCCATTAAGGACCCCATGCCAGCCGATGGGCCTTGCATTTTCACCGGCCGCACCGCCATCTATTACGGGGCCGAAGAGTATTTTGACGACCACAAAGGCCACGTGCTGCTGCAAAACCAGCCCCTGGCTGTATGCGACAAAACTGCCGGCGCACTGGCTAGCTTAGGCCGCGACGACATCTTCATCTCGCCCTCAACCTACCACTACGATGGGGGTGGCTGCTGCTAA
- a CDS encoding DUF6134 family protein — MLTLNLLLLTFLPLSTSVGDASPLAAAEVRHYSIEVAGIRVGSMTATRQAAVGPDVTYSLVSDVKVNFLLYHLKIYYQVINRFHNGQLLLSTVEAHTNQGDFASRAEWKGDHYDIVADQYKHHYKATETQPIRYAVTNLFFGEPPAGQARAFAEYFGDYFALSRGKAGSWQAVRDGREDEYQYANGQLVKIIKKNPLKNFIIRLLPE; from the coding sequence ATGCTTACTCTCAATCTGCTTTTACTAACTTTCCTGCCGTTGAGTACCTCGGTTGGGGATGCTTCGCCGCTCGCTGCGGCCGAGGTACGCCATTATAGCATTGAGGTGGCGGGTATTCGGGTCGGAAGCATGACGGCCACGCGGCAAGCCGCCGTGGGACCTGACGTAACCTACTCGCTGGTAAGCGATGTGAAGGTTAACTTTTTGCTTTACCACCTCAAGATTTACTACCAGGTAATTAACCGTTTTCATAACGGCCAGTTGCTGCTCTCGACGGTGGAAGCCCACACCAACCAAGGCGATTTTGCTTCGCGGGCCGAGTGGAAGGGTGACCACTACGACATCGTAGCCGACCAGTATAAACACCATTACAAGGCTACTGAAACGCAGCCCATCCGCTACGCGGTGACCAACCTATTTTTTGGCGAGCCACCAGCGGGTCAGGCGCGGGCGTTTGCTGAATATTTTGGTGATTATTTCGCGCTGAGCCGGGGCAAGGCGGGTAGCTGGCAGGCCGTGCGCGACGGCCGCGAGGATGAGTACCAGTACGCCAATGGCCAACTGGTGAAGATTATCAAAAAGAACCCACTCAAGAACTTCATCATCCGTCTGCTGCCGGAGTAG
- a CDS encoding rhodanese-like domain-containing protein — MTRFFSWLGVLALLGFVSCQHRRPDTPRTTNLLYSAMLHGLLKESVPFVSVAQLRQQPVPILLDTREAPEFAVSHLRGARLVGFDKFSLATVADLPKNAPLVVYCSVGARSEKIGDQLRRAGFTNVRNLYGGIFEWVNEGQPVVTAANQPTNRVHAYSPTWGIWLRRGQKVY, encoded by the coding sequence ATGACGCGCTTTTTTTCCTGGCTCGGGGTGCTGGCATTGCTGGGGTTTGTGTCTTGCCAGCACCGCCGGCCCGACACTCCCAGGACCACCAACCTCCTTTACTCGGCCATGCTCCACGGCCTACTCAAAGAGTCGGTGCCCTTCGTAAGCGTCGCCCAGCTACGGCAGCAGCCCGTGCCCATCTTACTCGATACCCGTGAGGCTCCGGAGTTTGCCGTCAGCCATTTGCGCGGGGCGCGGCTAGTGGGCTTCGATAAGTTTTCATTGGCGACCGTGGCGGACTTGCCCAAAAATGCGCCCCTAGTGGTGTACTGCTCAGTTGGGGCACGCAGCGAGAAAATCGGCGACCAGCTTCGGCGCGCTGGCTTCACCAACGTGCGCAACCTCTACGGCGGCATCTTCGAGTGGGTAAACGAGGGGCAGCCCGTCGTCACGGCAGCAAATCAGCCCACCAACCGGGTGCACGCCTATTCGCCCACCTGGGGCATCTGGCTTCGGCGCGGCCAGAAGGTATATTAA
- a CDS encoding cellulose synthase family protein translates to MLILETGLVVVYGLCLVFMLGFSLTQWRLTRLARRALLLPPPPPPAEWPLVTVQLPLYNELHVVERLLDAAAALDYPAGRLHIQVLDDSTDESVAQAAARVAHYQARGHRITHVCRPSRQGYKAGALAHGLTETDGEFIAIFDADFLPAPDFLRRVIPYFTSPAIGMVQTRWGHLNEDTSLLTRLQAFGLDAHFLVEQVGRQAGGHFLNFNGTGGVWRRSCIMDAGNWHADTLTEDLDLSYRAQLRGWHFRYLPQVVVPAELPAHLAALRSQQHRWNKGAAETARKHLNQVWRTPALSLATKVHATFHLLNSSVFAVILLMALLSVPLVAVRAHQPGFKLVFQLASVFVFTLLPLTTYYYTAWRRAGPRTGQWFAPTFLLFLAMSMGLALHNARAVVQGWLRRASPFVRTPKLGTGGTAGQVVHPTETPPLPLAEGALTLYFLAGLAADCYYDSYGLLPFHVLLIAGFGTLTSYALRHRLTWGSGS, encoded by the coding sequence ATGCTTATTCTGGAAACCGGGCTGGTCGTCGTTTACGGCTTGTGTCTGGTGTTTATGCTGGGATTTAGCCTGACGCAGTGGCGACTCACCCGGCTAGCGCGCCGGGCACTGCTCCTCCCCCCGCCGCCTCCCCCTGCCGAGTGGCCCCTGGTGACGGTGCAGCTACCCCTCTACAATGAGCTACACGTAGTGGAACGCTTACTCGATGCAGCTGCCGCCCTAGATTACCCCGCTGGCCGGCTGCACATCCAAGTGCTCGACGACTCAACCGATGAGAGCGTGGCTCAAGCTGCCGCCCGCGTAGCGCATTACCAAGCGCGGGGCCACCGCATCACGCACGTGTGTCGTCCCAGCCGGCAAGGCTATAAGGCCGGCGCGCTAGCCCACGGCCTGACTGAAACCGACGGTGAGTTTATCGCCATCTTCGATGCTGACTTTCTGCCCGCGCCAGATTTTTTGCGGCGCGTTATTCCCTACTTCACGAGCCCCGCTATCGGGATGGTGCAAACCCGTTGGGGCCACCTCAACGAAGACACTTCCCTGCTCACCCGCCTCCAGGCGTTCGGGCTGGATGCGCATTTCCTGGTAGAGCAGGTGGGCCGGCAGGCGGGTGGGCACTTCCTTAACTTTAACGGCACTGGGGGCGTGTGGCGGCGCTCCTGCATTATGGATGCGGGCAACTGGCACGCCGACACGCTCACCGAAGACCTCGACCTGAGCTACCGCGCCCAGCTGCGCGGCTGGCACTTTCGCTACCTGCCGCAGGTGGTAGTCCCCGCCGAGTTGCCGGCTCACCTCGCCGCCCTGCGGTCGCAGCAGCACCGCTGGAACAAGGGAGCCGCCGAAACCGCCCGCAAGCACCTCAACCAAGTGTGGCGCACGCCCGCCCTCTCGCTGGCTACCAAAGTGCACGCTACCTTCCATTTGCTCAATAGCTCCGTGTTTGCCGTTATCCTGCTTATGGCTCTGCTGAGTGTGCCCCTTGTAGCCGTGCGCGCTCACCAGCCCGGCTTCAAGCTGGTGTTTCAGCTCGCCTCTGTTTTTGTCTTTACCCTGCTGCCGCTGACTACCTACTACTACACCGCTTGGCGGCGGGCGGGGCCGCGCACCGGCCAGTGGTTTGCGCCCACGTTCCTGCTCTTCCTGGCCATGTCGATGGGCCTGGCGCTGCATAACGCCCGCGCCGTGGTGCAGGGCTGGCTGCGCCGGGCCTCGCCCTTCGTGCGCACGCCTAAGCTGGGGACTGGCGGCACCGCTGGCCAAGTGGTTCACCCTACCGAAACACCTCCCTTGCCCTTGGCAGAGGGCGCGCTAACGCTCTATTTTTTGGCGGGCCTAGCGGCAGACTGTTACTACGACAGCTACGGCTTGCTGCCCTTTCACGTGCTGCTGATAGCGGGATTTGGTACGCTCACCAGCTACGCCTTGCGCCATCGGCTGACCTGGGGCAGCGGAAGCTAG
- a CDS encoding 4Fe-4S binding protein: protein MMNDLSAPSLGFSPPAAATPPGEKPVLAAVALGLLALVAAAADADASRARLTLYLAVALLSGGALGWAWLTFGRSAADWHPHDLWRRSSTSRGAVAWATGVALTGFYVVLYWFPWLLENLIRALDPASQWLRHRVADQWFLYGTFYTLAVLVLGVRALWKYRFSRYHLARTMSVMFFQLGFGFLLPGLLLALQRPEYYFTYFWPLKYDYLFPGTVAQLLHGGGLGVFMVFWGVVMSFVATPVLTYFFGKRWYCAWVCGCGGLAETAGDAYRHLSDKSRQAWRWEVRLIYPILGLITLLTALLWLGASGAVPALGVVTGPLGQFYGFVIGSVFSGIVGVGFYPLMGSRVWCRFGCPMAAYLGLLQKHFSRFRISTNGGQCISCGNCSNACEMGIDVKQYAQRGEPIVRAACVGCGLCATACPRGVLNLENGPRAGRLAGSTFIHADSLRIL from the coding sequence ATGATGAATGACCTTTCTGCCCCCTCACTGGGCTTTTCGCCGCCGGCCGCCGCCACACCCCCCGGCGAAAAGCCAGTGCTGGCCGCCGTGGCCCTAGGCCTACTGGCGTTAGTAGCCGCTGCGGCCGATGCTGACGCGAGCCGCGCTCGCCTGACCTTATACCTCGCGGTGGCGCTGCTGAGTGGCGGCGCGCTGGGCTGGGCCTGGCTCACCTTTGGGCGCTCGGCGGCCGACTGGCACCCCCATGATTTGTGGCGGCGTTCCAGTACCAGCCGGGGAGCCGTGGCATGGGCTACTGGGGTGGCGCTCACGGGCTTTTACGTGGTGCTGTATTGGTTTCCGTGGCTGCTGGAAAACCTTATCCGTGCCCTCGACCCTGCTAGCCAGTGGCTGCGCCACCGGGTGGCCGACCAGTGGTTTCTCTACGGCACGTTCTATACGCTGGCGGTGCTGGTGCTGGGCGTTCGAGCCCTGTGGAAGTATCGGTTTTCGCGCTACCACTTGGCGCGTACCATGTCGGTGATGTTCTTTCAGCTGGGGTTCGGCTTTCTACTGCCGGGGCTGCTGCTGGCCTTGCAACGGCCCGAGTACTACTTCACTTACTTCTGGCCTTTGAAGTATGACTACCTGTTTCCAGGCACGGTAGCGCAACTACTGCATGGCGGCGGACTAGGAGTGTTCATGGTGTTTTGGGGCGTGGTAATGTCCTTCGTGGCCACGCCAGTGCTTACCTACTTCTTTGGCAAACGCTGGTACTGCGCCTGGGTGTGCGGCTGCGGGGGCCTGGCCGAAACCGCCGGCGACGCCTATCGCCACCTCTCAGATAAAAGCCGGCAGGCTTGGCGGTGGGAAGTGCGCCTCATTTACCCCATTTTAGGGCTGATAACGCTGCTCACGGCGCTACTATGGCTGGGGGCATCGGGGGCAGTACCGGCGCTGGGCGTGGTTACGGGCCCCTTAGGCCAGTTTTACGGCTTCGTGATTGGTAGCGTGTTTTCGGGTATCGTGGGAGTCGGTTTTTACCCCTTAATGGGCTCACGGGTGTGGTGCCGCTTCGGCTGCCCGATGGCCGCCTATCTCGGCCTGCTGCAAAAGCACTTCTCGCGCTTCCGCATCAGCACCAATGGCGGCCAGTGCATCTCGTGCGGCAATTGCTCAAATGCCTGCGAGATGGGCATTGATGTGAAGCAGTACGCCCAGCGCGGCGAACCCATTGTGCGGGCGGCCTGCGTGGGCTGCGGCCTCTGTGCCACCGCCTGCCCACGCGGCGTACTCAACCTGGAGAATGGCCCCCGCGCAGGTCGCCTGGCGGGCTCTACGTTCATCCACGCCGACTCGCTCCGCATTTTGTAG